The DNA segment TGAAACTGTTGGGTGCGACCGTGGTGCCTGTCACCAGCGGTTCACGTACGCTTAAAGATGCATTGAATGAAGCTATGCGCGATTGGGTCACCAATGTGGATACGACGTACTACATCATCGGTACGGTTGCAGGACCGCATCCTTATCCGATGCTGGTCCGTGATTTTCAGTCGATCATTGGCCGTGAAGCACGCGAACAAAGCTTAAAGCAAATTGGTAAATTACCCGATGCGTTGGTGGCTTGTGTGGGCGGTGGATCAAATGCGATAGGCCTGTTCTATCCTTTTTTAAATGATAAAGCCATCAAGATCTATGGTGTTGAGGCTTCTGGCTACGGTGTTGAAACCGGTAAGCATTCTGCACCACTCACTGCGGGTAAAATTGGTGTGCTGCATGGCAATCGCACCTATGTGATGGCGGATGATGAAGGTCAGATCATTGAGACTCATTCAATTTCTGCAGGTCTGGATTATCCGGGCGTGGGCCCAGAACATAGCTTCTTAAAAGACGTGGGCCGTGTGCAATATGTACCGATCAATGACGATGAGGCACTGCAGGGCTTTCGCGATTTAACGCTGATTGAAGGCATCATCCCTGCGCTAGAGAGTAGCCATGCGATCGCTTATGTCAAAAAATTGGCACCGACCATGTCACCAGATCAGTCCATTGTGGTTTGTTTATCTGGACGCGGTGATAAAGATTTGCTGACTGTTGCGAAGCTCGATGGGATTGTGATCAGTTAACGCTATTTTTAGGAAATAGTGACTGAATCACATGAGGTCGATGTGAACTTATATTTGCGTTATTGCTGACGACAGCGAAAATTAATTTGGAATGATTTAATTATGTCTCGTATTGCATCTTGTTTTGCTAGTTTAAAATCGCAAAACCGTAAGGCTTTGATTCCTTATATTATGGCAGGTGACCCTGCACCTGAAGTGACCGTTCCTTTGCTGCATGCGATTGTTGCAGCGGGTGCTGATTTGATTGAGTTGGGTTTACCGTTTTCTGATCCGATGGCCGATGGTCCAGTGATTGCCTTGGCGGCTGAGCGTGCCTTGGCTGGAGGCACCAGTACTTTTCATGCAATCGATATGGTTGCGGAGTTCCGTAAAACGAACACCACGACACCGATTGTACTGATGGGATACCTTAATCCAATCGAGATCATCGGTTATGAGGCTTTTGCTGCACGCGCTGCTCAGGCGGGTGTTGATGGGCTACTGTTGGTTGATCTTCCGCCAGAAGAAGCTGGAGAGTTAGGCGATATTTTAGCGAAGCATGAAATTGATCCCATTTTCTTACTCGCGCCTACCACGACAGATGCACGGATTGAGCATGTGGTGAAAGCCGCACGTGGCTATGTGTATTATGTGTCACTGAAAGGGGTTACAGGCTCATCGGCACTGGATACGGATGAAGTTGCCCAGCGTATTCGCACCATTAAGCAAAAAACGGATTTGCCGATCGGCGTGGGTTTTGGTATTCATGATCGTCAAACGGCGCAAGCAGTGGGTGCTGCGGCTGATGGTGTCATTGTGGGGACGGTACTCGTTCGTGCATTTGCTGAAAATGACGTAACCGAAGCACAAGCGAAAATTGTAGCAAAGGTTCAAGAGTTACGACTCGCTTTGGATGACCTCTAATAATGTCGGAGTTGACAATGACAAACGGAAATCAAGTTCAAAATGATCAATCGAATTGGCTGAACCGTCCAGTTCCAGGTATACATAAGCATGCCGTGGTGAGCAGTGAACGCCCGAATATCCCTGTCATTGTCTGCCCAGCTTGTGATAATGAGATTATCAAAAGTCGCCTCCCTGAACTGCTCTATGTGTGCCCGCATTGCGATGAACATCTCAAAATGTCGGCGCGCATGCGTTTAGAAACACTCTTTGATCAAGTGGATGCCGAACTGGGTCAAGAGTTTAATACCAGCGATCCGCTGCATTTTGTAGACAGCCAGCCTTATCCTGCACGTACCATTGCGATGCAGAAGAAGACTGGTGAAAGCGAAGCATTAGTCGTGATGCAAGGAGCGATTGGTTCGCTCAAGTTAGTTGCATGTGCCTTTGAGTTTGACTTCATGGGCGGCTCTATGGGGTCGGTGGTGGGAGATCGTTTTGTACTTGCTGCTGAGACGGCACTTGCGGCACGCCAACCTCTGGTGTGTTTTGCGGCTTCTGGTGGCGCGCGGATGCAAGAAGGACTGTTGTCCCTCATGCAAATGGCGCGTACCGCTGCAGCCATTCAGCGTTTACGCGAGGCGGGTATTCCTTACATCGTGGTGCTGACCCATCCTGTCTATGGCGGTGTGACCGCATCACTTGCGATGTTGGGTGATATCCATTTGTCTGAGCCTAAGGCTATGATTGGTTTTGCAGGTAAGCGTGTGATTGAGCAGACGGTACGCGAAGTGCTCGAAGAGCCGTTCCAACGTGCTGAGTATCTGCTTGAGCATGGCGTTGTTGATCAGATCGTTCATCGCCGAGAAATGAAAACAACAATTGCACGATTGCTCAGCAAACTGCTCAATGTGACTGTTTAAGACTTTATGAGCGATTCTACTTTATCCTCAAACTCTCCTCCTAATGCACAAAGTTCTTTAGTTCAGTGGCTTGAATATTGGCAAAATATTCATGCCACTGCGATTGATATGGGGCTAGAGCGTGTTCGTCCTGTGGCTGTTCAACTGGATGTGCTAAAGCCTAAGGCATCCGTTATTACGGTGGCTGGAACCAATGGCAAAGGATCCACAACCACAGTCATTGCTTCTATCTATAAAGCTGCCGGTCTGCAAGTCGGTTTATACCAATCCCCTCACATCCAATACTTTAACGAACGCGTGCGTTTGAATGGCACGCCTGTAGATGACCAGCTATTGATTCAGGCTTTTGTGGAGGTCGAGGCAGCACGTCATGTGTGTGGTCTAACCTTATCCTTTTTTGAAGCAACGACATTGGCGGCTTTTTTAATCTTTGAGCAACAAAACTGTGATGTATGGGTGCTTGAGGTTGGATTGGGTGGTCGTTTAGATGTGGTGAATTTGATTGATCCAGATGTTGCGGTGATTACCAATATCGGCGTCGATCATGTGGAGTGGCTCGGGGATAACCGAGAAGCCATAGGGTTTGAAAAAGCTGGAATTCTGCGTCAAGGGATTCCATTTGTCTTTGGTGAACTGGATATGCCAGCGAGTGTCCAGTTACGCGCAAGTGTGCTGGATTGTTCGGTCTATCAAGTGGGGCGTGATTTCCAGTGGGGGAGCGTGGCGCCCTTGAATCTGGATATGACTCCAAATACGACAGATGAACATGTAACGTTTTTTGAGTCTCCTTATTTTTATACGAATGCCGCTCAAACTTTACGGTTACCTGTAGCAAATCTTGCACTGAATAATGTGAGCGTTGCTATTACAGCTGTTTTATTGAATAAAATTGATGTTTCATATCATGCAATAAATCAAGGAATTGAGTCTGCTAGACTGGCAGGACGCTTTGAGTTACAGACTTATCAATGGCGAAGGTTGATCGCGGATGTTGCTCATAATCCCCATGGCGTAGATTTTTTACTAAAGCAGTTGACAGTTTATTGCAAAAAACATGTAACGCGTCATATTCATGCTATATTCTCTATGCTGGCGGACAAAGATATTGCCACTGTGGTCGATATGGCTAAGGGCATTATTGATCATTGGCATGTTGCGGTACTGGATGTGCCGCGAGCTGCGTCTATGGAGCAGCTTCGTGCGGCCTTAGAAAACGTGCAAGTCACTTTTTATCCGAGTATCGCCGCTGCACTAGAAGGTGCACGAGCAGCCGTGGAAGATGATGATCTGATGCTGGCATGGGGATCATTTCACACGCTTGAAGAAGTGTATGCACAGCGTAATGGTGTTGAGCTTTTGAATTAATTTCCAATTGGAATAAACAACAAATGTGGGTGGGGAGGCTGCAATCATGAGTGCGAATCAACAACGCTGGATGGGCGGTATTATCCTGCTCGGTGGCAGTGCGCTGCTGGCAAGTTTTTTATTCCAAGGGAATGGACAGAAAAGTACAGTCCCGCATGTTGCGCCTGTCGATAAAACCTTAAATCTTGAACCGACACATCGGTTGGCACCGCCAACCAATGGCGTCAGTAATCAACCGATAGATAACCAACCTGTTCAACTCACACC comes from the Aquirhabdus parva genome and includes:
- the trpB gene encoding tryptophan synthase subunit beta — encoded protein: MGSLDVKADEKNSLKDQLKDVDFSAIDFTQYPDNKGHFGVHGGRFVSETLMAALEDLENLYNRMKNDAEFIRAFDYDLAHFVGRPSPLYHAERLSRELGGAQIYLKREDLNHTGAHKVNNTIGQALLAKLSGKTRIIAETGAGQHGVATATIAARLGMECVIYMGVDDVHRQSMNVYRMKLLGATVVPVTSGSRTLKDALNEAMRDWVTNVDTTYYIIGTVAGPHPYPMLVRDFQSIIGREAREQSLKQIGKLPDALVACVGGGSNAIGLFYPFLNDKAIKIYGVEASGYGVETGKHSAPLTAGKIGVLHGNRTYVMADDEGQIIETHSISAGLDYPGVGPEHSFLKDVGRVQYVPINDDEALQGFRDLTLIEGIIPALESSHAIAYVKKLAPTMSPDQSIVVCLSGRGDKDLLTVAKLDGIVIS
- the trpA gene encoding tryptophan synthase subunit alpha produces the protein MSRIASCFASLKSQNRKALIPYIMAGDPAPEVTVPLLHAIVAAGADLIELGLPFSDPMADGPVIALAAERALAGGTSTFHAIDMVAEFRKTNTTTPIVLMGYLNPIEIIGYEAFAARAAQAGVDGLLLVDLPPEEAGELGDILAKHEIDPIFLLAPTTTDARIEHVVKAARGYVYYVSLKGVTGSSALDTDEVAQRIRTIKQKTDLPIGVGFGIHDRQTAQAVGAAADGVIVGTVLVRAFAENDVTEAQAKIVAKVQELRLALDDL
- the accD gene encoding acetyl-CoA carboxylase, carboxyltransferase subunit beta, producing the protein MTNGNQVQNDQSNWLNRPVPGIHKHAVVSSERPNIPVIVCPACDNEIIKSRLPELLYVCPHCDEHLKMSARMRLETLFDQVDAELGQEFNTSDPLHFVDSQPYPARTIAMQKKTGESEALVVMQGAIGSLKLVACAFEFDFMGGSMGSVVGDRFVLAAETALAARQPLVCFAASGGARMQEGLLSLMQMARTAAAIQRLREAGIPYIVVLTHPVYGGVTASLAMLGDIHLSEPKAMIGFAGKRVIEQTVREVLEEPFQRAEYLLEHGVVDQIVHRREMKTTIARLLSKLLNVTV
- the folC gene encoding bifunctional tetrahydrofolate synthase/dihydrofolate synthase, with translation MSDSTLSSNSPPNAQSSLVQWLEYWQNIHATAIDMGLERVRPVAVQLDVLKPKASVITVAGTNGKGSTTTVIASIYKAAGLQVGLYQSPHIQYFNERVRLNGTPVDDQLLIQAFVEVEAARHVCGLTLSFFEATTLAAFLIFEQQNCDVWVLEVGLGGRLDVVNLIDPDVAVITNIGVDHVEWLGDNREAIGFEKAGILRQGIPFVFGELDMPASVQLRASVLDCSVYQVGRDFQWGSVAPLNLDMTPNTTDEHVTFFESPYFYTNAAQTLRLPVANLALNNVSVAITAVLLNKIDVSYHAINQGIESARLAGRFELQTYQWRRLIADVAHNPHGVDFLLKQLTVYCKKHVTRHIHAIFSMLADKDIATVVDMAKGIIDHWHVAVLDVPRAASMEQLRAALENVQVTFYPSIAAALEGARAAVEDDDLMLAWGSFHTLEEVYAQRNGVELLN